A genomic window from Purpureocillium takamizusanense chromosome 2, complete sequence includes:
- a CDS encoding uncharacterized protein (EggNog:ENOG503NUZ7~COG:L) encodes MAPRAWKGFLVGLEGLHGHIFKVWLPDQELIVRARDDRFHETSGAVQSQRTDDVEFEAELVDNPHFGTIITTTLSKTTKEQETAREMTPSADKTDDLSTAMERAALSPTPTPEDQLLQEAHISPAEELPLPTVTPSWSPATPSSRPRSNTAFRDNEPVRPAPQAPRRSSRQTARPDYRELQTGRLTKRSDESDTNLFTRYHETDNFEAETLPD; translated from the coding sequence ATGGCTCCCCGAGCGTGGAAGGGATTCCTCGTCGGACTGGAAGGTCTCCATGGCCACATCTTCAAGGTCTGGCTTCCGGACCAAGAGCTCATCGTCAGGGCTCGCGATGATCGATTTCACGAGACCTCTGGGGCGGTGCAATCTCAACGCACAGACGATGTCGAATTCGAAGCCGAACTGGTTGACAACCCGCACTTTGgaaccatcatcaccactaCCCTTAGCAAGACTACGAAGGAACAAGAGACTGCGAGGGAAATGACGCCCTCAGCAGACAAGACTGACGACCTTTCGACCGCTATGGAGCGAGCTGCTCTCTctccaacaccaacaccCGAAGACCAGCTCCTTCAAGAGGCACACATctcgccggccgaggagctgccgctTCCAACTGTGACCCCATCTTGGTCCCCAGCCACGCCTTCGTCACGGCCACGATCAAACACGGCTTTCCGTGATAATGAACCTGTTCGTCCGGCGCCTCAGGCACCTCGACGATCGTCTCGACAAACCGCGAGACCCGACTATCGAGAGCTTCAGACAGGAAGACTGACCAAACGATCCGACGAGTCCGACACGAACCTTTTTACACGATATCACGAGACGGATAACTTCGAAGCCGAAACCCTACCCGACTAG